One genomic segment of Streptomyces sp. RKND-216 includes these proteins:
- a CDS encoding DUF4173 domain-containing protein, giving the protein MVEQPGEESAEGRGRRAEPDTVAERGVPQERAEERQGEGAGRAGGKAAAGPTVPDQPRHAAGPSADRPPGSGEPGPGPDLRKPPQQGEAAPGPRGGRGVPGGMAPHPQPPHYAYQPPRPAPPPAWVVASRPDDPPAPLRAATGWAAIGAGVAASLLLGEGLGVNLLLAALPAALAAHFAARTAGRRPRPWTLLWAAGCLALLGVPALRDAAWPSTLAVLAALAVGSFALQGGRSWAAALISPFWLPAAVPGGVAWAWKGTRERARNTRHRWGPVVRTGLIAVGLLVVFGALFAGADAAFADLLNSLVPDASVADGPLRSLILLLGIVTALAAARTAAAPRRWDRIDVKPGKGRGRVEWALPLIVLDVLFAVFNTVQLTVLFGGYDRVLRETGLTYAEYARQGFWQLLCATLLTLVVIALALRWAPRGRRRDATLVRAVLGTLCALTLVVVLSALRRMDLYVDAYGLTRLRLSVAGVELWLGLVIVMIMIAGGLGVLGRRGATWVPRAVTASAALGVLVFGLISPDRLVAEQNLARHERTGKIDLLYLRNLSADAVPTLDRLPEPLRSCALSEIARGIEADEGEPWYATSLGEARAREVLAKRPVAENRDACASAGVYDDGYRSY; this is encoded by the coding sequence ATGGTCGAGCAGCCGGGTGAGGAATCCGCGGAAGGACGCGGGCGAAGAGCCGAGCCGGACACGGTGGCCGAGCGGGGCGTTCCGCAGGAGCGCGCGGAGGAGCGCCAGGGCGAAGGGGCCGGCCGGGCCGGCGGGAAGGCCGCGGCCGGGCCCACCGTGCCGGACCAGCCGCGTCATGCAGCGGGCCCGTCGGCCGACCGCCCGCCGGGCAGCGGCGAGCCCGGTCCGGGGCCGGACCTGCGGAAACCTCCGCAGCAGGGTGAAGCCGCTCCGGGACCCCGCGGTGGCCGCGGCGTTCCGGGCGGGATGGCGCCCCACCCGCAGCCGCCGCACTACGCGTACCAGCCGCCCAGGCCGGCACCGCCGCCTGCCTGGGTCGTGGCTTCGCGTCCCGACGACCCGCCCGCGCCCCTGCGCGCGGCCACCGGCTGGGCCGCGATCGGCGCCGGAGTCGCCGCCTCACTGCTGCTCGGCGAGGGCCTCGGCGTCAACCTACTGCTCGCCGCGCTCCCGGCCGCGCTCGCCGCCCACTTCGCGGCCCGGACCGCCGGCCGCAGGCCCCGGCCGTGGACGCTGCTGTGGGCCGCCGGATGCCTGGCCCTGCTGGGCGTGCCGGCGCTGCGTGACGCTGCCTGGCCCAGCACGCTCGCCGTGCTCGCCGCCCTCGCGGTGGGCTCCTTCGCCCTCCAGGGCGGACGCAGTTGGGCGGCGGCGCTGATCAGTCCCTTCTGGCTGCCCGCCGCCGTGCCCGGCGGTGTGGCGTGGGCGTGGAAGGGCACCCGGGAGCGGGCCCGGAACACCCGGCACCGCTGGGGGCCGGTGGTCCGCACCGGCCTGATCGCCGTCGGACTCCTGGTGGTGTTCGGCGCGCTCTTCGCCGGGGCCGACGCCGCCTTCGCCGACCTGCTCAACAGCCTGGTCCCGGACGCCTCCGTCGCGGACGGCCCATTGCGCTCGTTGATTCTGCTGCTCGGCATCGTCACCGCGCTCGCTGCCGCCCGTACGGCCGCCGCACCCCGCCGCTGGGACCGGATCGACGTCAAGCCGGGGAAGGGTCGCGGCCGGGTGGAGTGGGCGCTACCGCTCATCGTGCTCGACGTCCTGTTCGCCGTCTTCAACACGGTGCAGCTCACCGTGCTCTTCGGCGGCTACGACCGCGTGCTCCGGGAAACCGGCCTGACCTACGCCGAGTACGCGCGGCAGGGATTCTGGCAACTGCTCTGCGCCACCCTCCTGACCCTGGTGGTGATCGCCCTCGCGCTGCGGTGGGCGCCGCGCGGCCGTCGGCGGGACGCCACCCTGGTGCGGGCGGTACTCGGGACGCTGTGCGCGCTCACCCTGGTCGTGGTGCTCTCCGCGCTGCGCCGGATGGATCTGTACGTCGACGCCTACGGGCTGACTCGGCTGCGCCTCTCGGTTGCCGGCGTCGAACTCTGGCTCGGCCTCGTCATCGTGATGATCATGATTGCCGGAGGGCTCGGCGTCCTGGGCCGACGCGGCGCCACCTGGGTGCCGCGTGCGGTGACCGCCTCCGCCGCGCTCGGCGTACTGGTCTTCGGGCTGATCTCCCCGGACCGCCTGGTGGCCGAACAGAACCTCGCCCGCCACGAGCGTACGGGCAAGATCGACCTGCTCTACCTGCGCAACCTCTCCGCCGACGCCGTACCGACCCTGGACCGCCTTCCCGAACCGCTCCGCTCCTGCGCCCTCAGCGAGATCGCGCGCGGGATCGAGGCGGACGAGGGCGAGCCCTGGTACGCGACGAGTCTCGGCGAGGCACGCGCCCGCGAGGTCCTGGCGAAGCGGCCCGTCGCCGAGAACCGCGACGCCTGCGCCTCAGCGGGCGTCTACGACGACGGCTACCGGAGCTACTGA
- a CDS encoding ADP-ribosylglycohydrolase family protein, with amino-acid sequence MTTDDTEMACSVLHVLAEHGEIDQDALAAAFATHHDFDRGYGPAVNRMLRPIRQEDADWRRLSSELFDGQGSWGNGAAMRVAPLGAWFANAPERAAEQAELSAVVTHRHPEAVVGAIAVAVAAARHLGAFEEALWNTLRAGGDVDTAGAIVGGVVVVSAGGAPPQPWTRRTEVLLSWMPALVRGL; translated from the coding sequence ATGACCACCGACGACACCGAGATGGCCTGCTCGGTGCTGCACGTCCTGGCCGAGCACGGCGAGATCGACCAGGACGCGCTGGCCGCCGCCTTCGCGACGCACCACGACTTCGACCGGGGCTACGGACCTGCGGTGAACCGCATGCTGCGGCCGATCAGGCAGGAGGATGCCGACTGGCGGCGGCTGTCCTCGGAGCTCTTCGACGGTCAGGGCTCCTGGGGAAACGGCGCGGCCATGCGGGTCGCGCCGCTGGGAGCATGGTTCGCCAACGCTCCCGAACGCGCCGCCGAACAGGCAGAGCTGTCCGCCGTCGTCACCCACCGGCACCCCGAGGCGGTGGTCGGAGCGATCGCCGTCGCGGTGGCGGCCGCGCGTCATCTCGGGGCGTTCGAGGAGGCGTTGTGGAACACCCTGCGGGCAGGCGGTGATGTCGACACCGCGGGGGCGATCGTGGGGGGCGTCGTGGTCGTGAGCGCGGGCGGCGCACCACCGCAGCCCTGGACCCGGCGTACCGAGGTGCTGCTGAGCTGGATGCCCGCCCTCGTCCGAGGGTTGTAG
- a CDS encoding ribonuclease HII — MPYEPPTHRVERSLRATTGAKVVAGVDEVGRGAWAGPVTVCAAVTGLRRPPEGLTDSKLLTPRRREHLAHELGGWVTAHSLGHSSPEEIDAWGMTAALRMAAVRALEGLPLRPDAVILDGKHDYLGRPWRVRTVIKGDQTCVAVAAASVLAKVRRDAMMAELGESHADFAFADNAGYPSPVHRAALEEFGPTPYHRLSWAYMDGLRRWQHLKKIRTDPVEQIGLF; from the coding sequence ATGCCGTACGAACCGCCCACCCACCGCGTCGAGCGCTCTCTGCGCGCCACCACCGGAGCGAAGGTGGTCGCTGGGGTCGACGAGGTCGGTCGCGGCGCGTGGGCCGGACCCGTCACCGTGTGCGCCGCCGTCACTGGTCTGCGGCGACCTCCCGAGGGGCTCACCGACTCCAAACTGCTCACCCCGCGGCGGCGGGAGCACCTGGCCCACGAACTCGGCGGCTGGGTCACCGCGCACAGTCTGGGTCACTCCTCGCCGGAGGAGATCGACGCGTGGGGGATGACCGCAGCCCTCCGTATGGCCGCCGTCCGCGCCCTCGAAGGGCTGCCGCTGCGTCCGGACGCGGTGATCCTCGACGGCAAGCACGACTACCTGGGGCGGCCTTGGCGGGTCCGCACGGTCATCAAGGGCGACCAGACCTGTGTCGCCGTGGCGGCGGCCTCCGTTCTGGCGAAGGTCCGCCGGGACGCGATGATGGCCGAACTCGGAGAATCCCACGCAGACTTCGCCTTCGCCGACAACGCCGGCTACCCCTCCCCGGTGCACCGTGCGGCGCTGGAGGAGTTCGGCCCGACCCCGTACCACCGGTTGTCCTGGGCCTACATGGACGGGCTTCGGCGCTGGCAGCACCTGAAGAAGATCCGCACCGACCCGGTCGAGCAGATCGGCCTCTTCTGA
- a CDS encoding YdbC family protein, which produces MLVKWMRCTVVDRRGFERGQRKWAGLLGEPGFRGQGGGWSRARSGVAHLFGFWESRAFYDSFMARSHDRLHASQIGTYKDMRVRLFEYRFDVKTGFSPVFTDADLLRVAHCRVRDDRVEHFTLMQEKVWNPAMAGSPGMLRGLFGQADPQNEFLVLSMWDTAAEHGKYRTERVERLALRAQIGADVTAIAGDVIDLEPSWTV; this is translated from the coding sequence GTGCTGGTCAAGTGGATGCGCTGCACCGTCGTGGACCGTCGCGGGTTCGAGCGGGGGCAGCGGAAATGGGCGGGGCTGCTCGGGGAACCCGGCTTTCGCGGGCAGGGCGGCGGCTGGAGCCGTGCCCGCAGCGGCGTCGCGCACCTCTTCGGCTTCTGGGAGAGCCGGGCCTTCTACGACTCCTTCATGGCCCGCTCCCACGACCGGCTGCACGCCTCCCAGATCGGCACCTACAAGGACATGCGCGTCCGGCTCTTCGAGTACCGCTTCGACGTGAAGACCGGCTTCTCGCCGGTCTTCACCGATGCCGACCTGCTCCGCGTCGCCCACTGCCGCGTACGGGACGACCGTGTCGAGCACTTCACCCTGATGCAGGAGAAGGTGTGGAACCCGGCGATGGCGGGATCGCCCGGCATGCTCCGCGGACTCTTCGGACAGGCGGATCCCCAGAACGAGTTCCTCGTCCTGTCGATGTGGGACACCGCCGCCGAGCACGGCAAGTACCGCACGGAACGGGTCGAACGGCTCGCCCTGCGGGCGCAGATCGGCGCCGACGTGACCGCGATCGCCGGGGACGTGATCGACCTCGAGCCCTCGTGGACGGTGTGA